The following is a genomic window from Moorella sp. Hama-1.
CTTCGGCTGAGGCCGACCGCCGCCGCAAGGAGGAGATCGAGACCCGGAACCAGGCCGACTCCCTCATCTACCAGACCGAGCGCACCCTGAAGGACTTCAAGGATAAAGCCGACCAGGCGGACGTAGAGCGCATCGAAAAGGCGAAGAAAGAACTCCAGGACGTCCTGGACAGCAAGGATAATGCCAAAATCAAAGAGAAGATGGAAGCCCTTTCCCAGGCCCTCTATACCCTGACAACGAAAGTATACCAGCAGGCCGGCGCTCAGGCCGGAGCCCAGGGTCAGGGGCCGGCCCAGGGCAGCACCGGCGGTGAAAGCAAAAAAGACGATAACGTCTATGACGCCGATTATAAAGTCGTCGACGACGACAAGAAAGAATAACCGGTGATCTGCCATGGCTAAGCGTGATTACTACGAGGTCCTGGGGGTTTCCCGGGATGCCTCGGAGGCGGAGATCAAAAAGGCTTACCGCCAACTGGCGCGCAAGTACCACCCGGACATGAACCCCGGGGATAAAGAAGCCGAAGAAAAGTTCAAAGAGGTCCAGGAAGCCTACGAAGTCCTGAGTGACGCCGATAAGAGGGCCCGCTACGACCAGTTCGGCCACGCCGGTACCGAGGCCGGCGGGCCCGGCTTCGGTGGTTTTGACTTTGGCGGCGCCGGGGCCGATTTCGGGGGCTTTGGCGATATCTTTGACATGTTCTTCGGTGGGGGCCTGGGCGGTTCGGCCCGGCGCCAGGGACCCCAGCGCGGCGACGACCTGCGCCTGGATCTGGAAATCTCTTTTGAAGAAGCCGCCTTCGGGGTTGAGAAAGAGGTCGGTATACCGCGCCAGGAGAAGTGCCCGGAGTGTAACGGCAGCGGAGCAGCACCCGGCACTCACCCGAAAACCTGTCCCACCTGCCATGGTACCGGCCAGATCCGCATCGCCCAGCGGACACCCCTGGGCCAGTTCCAGACCATACGCACCTGCCACCAGTGCCATGGCCAGGGAACAATTATTGAAACACCCTGTTCCCGGTGCCACGGCCGCGGCGTCGTCCAGCGGACCCGCAAGCTCAAGATTAAAATCCCGCCGGGGGTGGATACCGGCGCCCGGTTGCGGATGGCCGGCGAGGGCGAAGGCGGCCTCCGCGGGGGCCCGCCCGGGGATCTCTATATCTATATCAATGTCCGGCCCCATAAACTCTTCCAGCGGGACGGTTATGACGTCCTCTGCGAGGTGCCGGTTTCCATGGTTCAGGCTGCCCTGGGCGACAGCATCAGGGTGCCCACCCTGGACGGTAAAGTCGAACTCAACATCCCGCCCGGGACCCAGAGCGGTACCAGCTTCCGCCTGAAGGGCAAGGGCATCCCCCGTTTGCATGGTGCCGGCCGGGGCGATCAGCACGTCCGGGTCCACGTCGAGACCCCGACCAACCTGAACGAGAAACAAAGGGAGATCCTGCGGGAATTCGCCCGGGCCTACGGTACGGAACCCCGGGGGGCCAGGGAACAGGATAAAGGTTTTTTCCGTAAAGTAAAGGACGCCTTCATGGGCTAGTTACAGGGGGTGAGCCGTTTGGCCCACCATTTTTTTCTACCTACAGGGGTGGCTCCCGGAGAGATGGTGTTCCTGGAAGGGGAGAATGCCCACCACGCTGTGCGGGTCCTGCGCCTCCGTCGCGGGGAGAATATCACCCTGGCCGACAACGGCGGCCGGGGCTATCGGGCCCGGATAGCCTCCGTCAACGGGGACCGGGTCGCCGTAGAAGTAACCGAACCCCTGGCCAGCACCGAGCCCCCCCTCCGGGTAACCCTCCTCCAGGGCTGGCCTAAGGGGGACAAACTGGATTTAATCATTGAAAAGTGTACAGAATTAGGGGTAGCCAGGATTAGCGTCCTGACCACTGAACGTGCCGTCCCCCGGCCGGATCCGGCTGCTGCCGCCCGCCGCTGGGAACGCTGGCAGCAGAAGGCCCTGGCTGCCGCCCGCCAGAGCGGGCGCCACCGCATCCCGGAGGTCAGCGGCCCCCTGGGGCTACCCGAGGCCCTGGCCGGCCTGGCACCGGGAACCCTGCTCCTGGTACCCTGGGAAGAAGAGCGTTCCCTGGGGCTAAAGGACGTCCTGGACCGGAACACAGCAGTTACGGAACTCGCCCTGCTGGTAGGCCCCGAGGGGGGCCTCAGCCCGTCGGAGATCGAACTGATCCGGGACTACGGCGGCCGGCCGGTTACCCTGGGGCCCCGGATCTTGCGGACGGAAACCGCCGGCCTGGCCTGCCTGGCGGCCGTTATGTACGCCCTGGGCGACCTGGGGTAGTTCTCGGAGGAGGCTTGAAACGCAGCAGGCCGCCGGGCGGAACTGTAAATAACTCGGGTGGAATTGAAAATAACCGTTGCTATAAGACAGGTGCCGGCGGGTACAGGCGAAAGGCGACTTTGGTTTGAGGCGTTAGCAAACTCAGCGAAGCTGAACCGCGGCGGCGGTGAACGGGATGGGGATCGCTGCGTACCTTTAGAGACGAAGAGTAACACGCCCCGATGAGGTTATTTAAAGGGATGAAGCCCAGCCACCCCCGCCGCCGCGGGAGGCTGAGCGCCAAGTTTGCTAGCCGAAAACCACCGGAGCCTGAGCCTGTACCCACCGGCACTATAGTATAGGATCCGTTCCAGTTTAGTAGACCCCTACTTTCACAGAAGGAAGGTGAATATCCGGTGCCAGCGCCCCGGGTAGCCCTGGCCAGCCTGGGCTGTAAAGTCAACCAGAACGAACTGGAAGCCATCAAGCACCTCTTCCGGGAGGCCGGCTACCAGGTGGTCCCCTTCCCGGAGGCGGCCGACGTATACGTCGTCCACACCTGTACGGTGACCCATATCAGCGACCGAAAATCCCGCCAGTTGATCCGCCGGGCTATCCGGGCCAACCCCGGGGCAGTGGTGGCCGTCACGGGATGTTACGCCCAGGTGGCTCCAGGGGATATTCTCTCGATCCCCGGTGTTGACCTGGTGGTGGGGACCAGGGACCGGCACCGCCTGGTCGAGCTGGTGGCCAGGGCCCGAGAGGCTGCGGCCCCCCTTAACTATGTCCGGCCCCACGAAAAGGGGGAAGCTTTCGAAGAGCTACCCCTGGTGGAGGTCAGCCGGGCCCGGGCTTTCTTAAAAATCCAGGAAGGCTGCCAGGAATTCTGCACCTACTGTATCGTCCCCTATGCCCGCGGGCCCCTGCGCAGCCGGGAGCCCGATTTGATCCTGGCTGAGGTACGGCGCCTGGTAACTGCCGGTTACCTGGAAGTCGTCCTGACGGGGGTCCATACCGGCGCCTACGGCCGCGACCTGCCCGGGAATATGAACCTGGCCGCCCTTCTGCAAAGGCTGGTCCAGGTGCCGGGCCTCAGGCGGCTGCGCATCAGCTCCATTGATCCCCTGGACTTCACGCC
Proteins encoded in this region:
- the dnaJ gene encoding molecular chaperone DnaJ is translated as MAKRDYYEVLGVSRDASEAEIKKAYRQLARKYHPDMNPGDKEAEEKFKEVQEAYEVLSDADKRARYDQFGHAGTEAGGPGFGGFDFGGAGADFGGFGDIFDMFFGGGLGGSARRQGPQRGDDLRLDLEISFEEAAFGVEKEVGIPRQEKCPECNGSGAAPGTHPKTCPTCHGTGQIRIAQRTPLGQFQTIRTCHQCHGQGTIIETPCSRCHGRGVVQRTRKLKIKIPPGVDTGARLRMAGEGEGGLRGGPPGDLYIYINVRPHKLFQRDGYDVLCEVPVSMVQAALGDSIRVPTLDGKVELNIPPGTQSGTSFRLKGKGIPRLHGAGRGDQHVRVHVETPTNLNEKQREILREFARAYGTEPRGAREQDKGFFRKVKDAFMG
- a CDS encoding 16S rRNA (uracil(1498)-N(3))-methyltransferase → MAHHFFLPTGVAPGEMVFLEGENAHHAVRVLRLRRGENITLADNGGRGYRARIASVNGDRVAVEVTEPLASTEPPLRVTLLQGWPKGDKLDLIIEKCTELGVARISVLTTERAVPRPDPAAAARRWERWQQKALAAARQSGRHRIPEVSGPLGLPEALAGLAPGTLLLVPWEEERSLGLKDVLDRNTAVTELALLVGPEGGLSPSEIELIRDYGGRPVTLGPRILRTETAGLACLAAVMYALGDLG
- the mtaB gene encoding tRNA (N(6)-L-threonylcarbamoyladenosine(37)-C(2))-methylthiotransferase MtaB, with the translated sequence MPAPRVALASLGCKVNQNELEAIKHLFREAGYQVVPFPEAADVYVVHTCTVTHISDRKSRQLIRRAIRANPGAVVAVTGCYAQVAPGDILSIPGVDLVVGTRDRHRLVELVARAREAAAPLNYVRPHEKGEAFEELPLVEVSRARAFLKIQEGCQEFCTYCIVPYARGPLRSREPDLILAEVRRLVTAGYLEVVLTGVHTGAYGRDLPGNMNLAALLQRLVQVPGLRRLRISSIDPLDFTPELRAVLTGEEVICPHFHIPLQSGADTILDRMGRRYTGQDYLELIADLRTGRPGAAFTSDVMVGFPGETEAMFQQTVAVVKAAALAGIHVFPYSPRQGTPAATLPEQVAAEVKKDREKRLLQIGRHLSRQYARSFLGQVLEVLVEGPLPGYPGYQEGLTGNYLRVAFPASADLTGQLLPVRLQELRGSLIWGKTEKDVRGRQENGSGGRN